From the genome of Geminocystis herdmanii PCC 6308, one region includes:
- a CDS encoding FG-GAP-like repeat-containing protein produces MSIRFNKATVNTNVATPTGIMFLDLNNDNLQDIVAVSSGFGGDDLIWHRSNSDGTVSTSPTLIRGGLGGGRNAFYGADIDRDGDIDLVSAETGDNNITIWYNNGQGTSWSGNKIADSFGGATKVFIADFATDGFPDIVAVARDANDLAIWRQTSGGSFSKLDIDGSLSNASAVYGGDLNGDNMLDVVAGGSGGLYWYRNNGSGNSWTKSTISNSHQPQDIKLADIDNDGDLDVIIAADNGVYYWINKGNGSFTGATQVVNFKVAQIAVADLDRDGDNDLIFGNNASNASLFWYSNNGNGIPNLDFGPTFTPFTIDSSGLNTITAVGVGDANNDGFIDIAIGTDGEDDIYWYRNELRRASITANGTPMEGGNSGTFTITLDESAIVSTTVTYAISGTATNNIDYTISGNTTIPAGASSATLTINPINDLNYDPNETVIITLTGNAINNGYAVDSSRGSATLTITDPNPVVSISSSGVVNPSESGIIGQFTISLNTTATSNFSIPYTLSGASNDIILDNDTNPNNGSLGSTIPIGIGESSKTIYVFAKDDFTYEGNESFTFTLSPTTPVVNNIALGEGYRIDLSKNAVTLNIIDNEPIVTVSGVKNMQEGSDTGDFIGYVDIILSEVVTKQPGLSVYYNITGGSATQFTDYFNSQGRLTSGSNAQNVVFIPNGATSARLYLSALPDAIAEATETITISLINDRNPNTTPDYAVGNNYALGSVITATVNITDSGHYSPNIAILDRNKNAVTNTNPLEANSEGEVNFSVKLTSQPTQNVTVRVDTFTLTFTSANWDTPQNITLNGITSSRNLAVTSTSNDSNYNNRTSNITINPDDGIPNLDVTEGENPLPIIIPSVSIVKISDTNEGSQLAGVFKLLLSNPAPRGGLVINYMVTGTATPNVDYSTLSGIVEIPEGETSVFLNVPVIDDKVKENAETVIVTLQAGEGYTLNNATSSATLTIFDDDESSIEFATPQTTASITSSNDLLTVGVVSFNDNSGTFTVRLNQQPSQNVIVTLRDGLNNNASGGSLTFTPDNWQSAQNLTLTNLIANNSDDFNYQITAVTESQDSNYQNKTLNFPIVTNTLNTVITSLLTTEGEDNILQVKLTSQPNGNVTVSFSEIDATENSFSTNTLTFTPDNWNSYQSINVSGLTDDRADGDITYNVKVTTTSSDNNYNGLYQLLPITNTDIDSDVVNNEPEKDDNLETDPLVTISIVGSSEIGESDTTGGKFRITVGEGSSSEPVRVRYSILTNPRNNDATEGVDYQSFSMFEEKRGVENPFNSIDIGSYSAPFLIDLDQDGDLDLVIGNYEGSIDYYENTGTKNQPIFTKNTSNNPFSAIDLNGATSPGYSTPAFGDIDGDGDQDLILGSSDGKIRFYRNNNLTFSEVTGSNNPFNNIDVGDYSAPFVVDIDSDGDLDLFIGSGDGLIKFYRNVGSETNPVFVEDTAGNPFQNVDLFDRASIIFADLDEDGDLDAVLTGDINGATKSDGVMQYWLNIGTPSQPNFIRDNSLFERSDFTIPDNVRPIFGDINGDLDQDLLFGNIDGIIDYYENLSSGEITIIPGQFADIDLIPFADDIAEGDENVTVVLNTNQGYYIDSENTTVTFTIKDDDIAGVSITDNAGNDITGKTYTTSEADNSPQTFKVKLTSQPTDNVIVYLGTNNKNEGILSAEFQENQEVISFYFTPDNWNIEQSFNVNPQDDLIDDDTVAYKIISTVKSGDDFYHNLEVSDISLNNQDNDNAGVNVVQISDNSTEGSSNSYQISLKTQPLSPVNITMTPSNEEIKFSNQGFSQPLTLTFNEDNWNIPQTVTVFAVDDSKIEYNHSTNIDFSIESEDNAYSNLTPPQPIEVNITDNDFPLATLAVTQNATEEAMPGYFTISVSEAVDSAFGATGLNVAYRVLGSSSATNGFDYQTVLETGSVRIPPGKTSTILTIFAIDNFIDDGDKQVIIELLAGEGYSLGDTTTNTLVIINNDRAGVQIIQSGIVPVVKEGESYSFYVSLLSEPTQATTINFSDNPNELNNVNPITFTSENWYIPQTVTISAIDENIAEIGENHTTQLAFIFDGAPEYENLDEPVNLEVNIIDRTFNSVNTALGLQYSLNSIERAFTESSLPLIGSGSNLPIFFDEITDKIVSEIYTTNNLTAWKLEQIFRNLLPETLGNNLSNLQINYTPNNNDTPFTISFTVTYNDQIIPLSKDLAIPSLDLTVNGEAQADIIYDFTLGCGINKTGGYYLNTSQTVLNPDIKFDNVTLTGIDSINGLSVDFADRGIDLDLDYDIKLLGNNLDTDALNILKNRPIQELFSNFDYDFKVGSFAKLLLSATPDERIINLFPGITFDLAVEELPLYNYADKAKIELNDFVVTLQNVALDVQSLVQGYAKKYVNLIDEILQPIYPIIDTLNADTKFLSALELDFLFDKNNDGKVSVLEMMLTLLNVNDNSGDNDALQNLGFNGFDDGDSLDLYEFIDAINELVEVVRLVDDYIADDSKVLIDIGSVSAKVQNGEVNFSRDDLTIPDGNILDRIANNPFATDDLGKLIDGILSLDGLEIPLLTDFFSVAGLLLGEENVDFLIYDVPDLDFDISVDLSDIGLDAILPGYGLDAVLQISLGLNSNLYLAYDAYGLNEWQKTGFDESKSNLLLEGLYIRDVDENGKDVNELGASFGVDIGMEANAVVAKYRMTGGVQSKNDVKLDFVDGGEYQGLGDGIIRYSELSPLFSGDLSVLEISGAIEAFLNTKVQVGIDVGLFEIMETILDINIFTYKIWDVENVLKKLGISGFASQSYLQGGTVFFDVNFNGQLDQGEISTITNNDGSFNLPVDLVPFDRNRNGIIDDQDGRLVIINGIDTATGLPISTPLFATVDSNMITPLTSLVQKLHQSGIDIELAEAKIKEVFALPETLDLSNFDPMSAINNGDINGKKVYTTHVITQGVIAVLSQFISGITNQTPAQVADGVIGSIALSLYNEDDGNFYNLSFLDNLITSLINDVGGEFSDSELTDINDVLTRILTIGTQLIAITGENSTVDDVVTNLNSLKIALQFDLGNILGQLGAGLITPATVDELLNNWQGRMQESANVPNLLALVLALQTEKIPQDIATERVLTTFELPQDFDLTKTPLSPTDDPILSQQLLILENQLTLLYQLGGQVLQSAGITDSHEAQWLISRATAEYIYHNSDIDLTDSQTINQIIDSAISFSTLTVKDSIRESKLDRITSVNTTLEIINQGSNNYEEVANQQQQILDSVLEYPSPYHYPLPLVVNQNEAETLYTPQVIDTKFQISAVNVSNNYELGIKTPDGKSIILLENLPGSDDSSLTNTLDEITIDTLMGSETKFFGSLINAPEGLSAFTDNGLELYLTINGETYSSQNPAQLEIISKGSQGFALTFKDDNNTVAEFALNTPVFLTQGFDASENTTVNLTIARSTANENTIGIYQVDDLTGAIIMDDRTIMPNDPDYDKVAVEKAQSSGLIFETPENMSIDNYTLALPSASIFGFFLLVNSNVEEYLSQSEESSIHSFFSYGSANPDNRQHFTSLGNNIYGFEDTFGGGDNDFNDILIQIVNNG; encoded by the coding sequence ATGAGCATTAGATTTAACAAAGCTACCGTTAATACCAATGTTGCAACTCCCACTGGTATTATGTTTCTCGATTTAAACAATGATAATTTACAAGATATAGTTGCCGTTTCCTCTGGTTTTGGAGGGGATGATTTAATTTGGCATCGAAGTAATAGTGATGGCACAGTAAGCACCTCTCCCACTTTAATTCGTGGAGGGTTAGGCGGAGGGCGCAATGCTTTCTATGGTGCGGATATTGATAGAGATGGAGATATAGATTTAGTTAGCGCAGAAACAGGAGATAATAATATTACCATCTGGTATAACAATGGGCAAGGTACTTCTTGGAGTGGCAATAAAATAGCCGATAGCTTCGGAGGAGCGACAAAAGTATTTATTGCAGATTTTGCTACTGATGGTTTTCCAGATATTGTAGCAGTAGCAAGAGATGCTAATGATTTGGCTATTTGGCGACAAACTTCGGGGGGGAGTTTTAGCAAACTAGACATTGATGGTAGTCTTAGTAATGCTAGTGCCGTTTATGGTGGAGATTTAAACGGTGATAATATGTTAGACGTGGTAGCCGGTGGTAGTGGTGGTTTGTACTGGTATCGTAATAATGGTAGTGGCAACAGTTGGACAAAATCCACTATTAGTAATAGTCATCAACCCCAAGATATAAAATTAGCTGATATTGACAATGATGGTGATTTAGATGTGATTATCGCCGCCGATAATGGGGTTTATTATTGGATAAATAAAGGTAATGGTTCTTTTACTGGAGCTACTCAAGTTGTTAACTTTAAGGTAGCACAAATTGCTGTTGCTGATCTCGATCGAGATGGAGATAATGATTTAATTTTTGGTAATAATGCCAGTAATGCCAGTCTTTTCTGGTATTCCAATAACGGTAATGGTATCCCTAATTTAGATTTTGGTCCCACTTTTACTCCTTTTACTATTGATAGTAGTGGGTTAAATACTATCACCGCCGTGGGAGTGGGAGATGCAAATAATGATGGGTTTATCGATATTGCCATCGGCACTGACGGAGAGGATGATATATATTGGTATCGTAATGAGTTAAGAAGGGCGAGTATCACTGCTAATGGCACTCCTATGGAGGGGGGTAACAGTGGCACATTTACTATTACTTTAGATGAAAGTGCGATCGTATCTACTACCGTCACCTATGCTATAAGTGGTACAGCAACCAATAATATCGATTATACCATCTCAGGAAATACAACTATCCCGGCGGGAGCTTCTTCTGCTACTCTCACTATTAATCCTATCAATGATCTGAATTATGATCCCAATGAGACTGTAATTATAACTCTCACAGGTAATGCTATTAATAACGGTTATGCGGTGGATTCTAGTCGAGGAAGTGCTACTTTAACTATAACCGATCCGAATCCCGTTGTCAGTATTAGCTCATCTGGGGTGGTAAATCCTTCCGAATCGGGCATCATTGGGCAATTTACTATTTCTTTAAATACCACAGCTACCAGCAATTTTAGTATTCCCTATACCTTATCAGGGGCGAGTAATGACATTATCCTTGATAACGATACTAACCCCAATAATGGTAGTTTAGGCTCAACTATTCCCATTGGTATAGGAGAAAGCAGTAAGACGATTTATGTTTTTGCTAAAGATGACTTTACCTACGAAGGCAATGAGAGTTTCACTTTTACCTTATCACCCACAACTCCTGTGGTTAACAATATTGCCTTGGGTGAGGGGTATCGAATAGACTTAAGTAAAAATGCTGTTACCTTAAATATTATCGACAATGAGCCTATTGTAACAGTTAGTGGCGTTAAAAATATGCAGGAGGGTAGCGATACAGGAGACTTTATCGGTTATGTGGATATTATTCTTAGTGAAGTCGTCACCAAGCAACCCGGATTGTCAGTATATTATAACATAACGGGAGGAAGTGCCACTCAATTCACTGACTACTTTAACTCTCAGGGAAGGTTAACCAGTGGTAGTAATGCTCAAAATGTGGTTTTTATTCCTAATGGTGCAACCTCTGCTAGATTATATTTAAGTGCCTTACCCGATGCCATCGCAGAAGCCACCGAAACTATTACCATCTCATTAATTAACGATCGAAATCCTAACACTACTCCAGACTATGCCGTAGGAAATAATTATGCTTTAGGAAGTGTCATCACTGCAACGGTTAATATCACTGATAGTGGACATTATAGCCCTAATATTGCCATCCTCGATCGAAATAAAAATGCGGTTACGAATACTAATCCCTTAGAAGCCAATAGCGAAGGGGAAGTTAACTTTAGTGTTAAATTAACAAGCCAACCAACCCAAAACGTCACCGTCAGAGTTGATACATTTACCCTTACCTTTACTTCCGCTAACTGGGATACACCCCAAAACATCACCTTAAATGGTATCACTTCCTCTCGAAATTTAGCAGTCACTAGCACCAGTAACGACAGTAACTATAATAACCGCACTAGCAATATTACCATTAATCCCGATGATGGTATCCCCAATTTAGATGTCACGGAAGGAGAAAACCCCCTTCCTATAATTATCCCAAGTGTGAGTATCGTTAAGATAAGTGATACCAATGAAGGAAGTCAATTAGCAGGGGTGTTTAAATTATTATTGAGTAATCCTGCGCCTAGGGGTGGTTTAGTTATTAACTATATGGTGACAGGCACAGCTACTCCTAATGTTGACTATAGTACGCTTTCAGGTATAGTAGAAATTCCAGAAGGCGAAACCAGTGTTTTCTTAAATGTCCCCGTTATTGATGATAAGGTGAAAGAAAATGCAGAAACCGTCATTGTTACTTTACAAGCAGGGGAAGGTTATACCCTTAATAATGCTACCTCCAGCGCCACCTTAACTATTTTCGATGATGATGAATCTAGTATTGAATTTGCTACTCCTCAAACCACTGCATCCATTACCAGTAGCAATGATTTATTAACCGTAGGGGTGGTTAGTTTTAATGATAATAGTGGCACTTTTACTGTTAGATTAAATCAACAACCTTCCCAAAATGTCATCGTTACCCTAAGAGATGGTTTAAATAATAATGCCAGTGGAGGAAGTTTAACCTTTACCCCTGATAATTGGCAATCTGCACAAAATCTTACTCTTACTAATTTAATTGCTAATAACAGTGATGATTTTAACTATCAAATTACTGCCGTTACCGAAAGTCAAGATAGTAACTATCAAAACAAAACCCTTAACTTTCCTATTGTCACCAATACTTTAAATACGGTGATAACCAGTCTTTTAACAACGGAAGGGGAAGACAACATTTTGCAAGTGAAACTCACTAGCCAACCTAATGGTAATGTCACCGTTAGTTTTAGTGAAATTGACGCTACGGAAAATAGTTTCTCTACTAATACTCTTACCTTTACCCCCGATAATTGGAATAGTTATCAAAGTATCAATGTTAGTGGATTGACGGACGATCGAGCCGATGGAGATATAACCTATAATGTTAAGGTGACGACAACTAGCAGTGATAATAACTATAACGGACTTTATCAACTATTGCCTATCACTAATACAGATATTGATAGTGATGTGGTTAATAATGAGCCTGAAAAAGATGATAACCTAGAAACTGATCCTTTAGTTACCATTAGTATAGTAGGCAGTAGTGAAATCGGAGAAAGTGACACTACGGGGGGTAAATTTAGAATTACTGTAGGGGAAGGTAGTTCAAGTGAGCCTGTTAGAGTACGTTATTCTATCTTAACTAATCCTCGTAATAATGATGCCACAGAAGGAGTTGATTATCAATCCTTTAGTATGTTTGAAGAAAAAAGAGGTGTTGAAAACCCCTTTAATAGTATCGATATTGGTAGCTATAGTGCTCCTTTTCTGATAGATTTAGATCAAGATGGAGATTTAGACCTTGTTATCGGTAATTATGAAGGTTCGATCGACTATTATGAAAATACTGGTACAAAGAATCAACCTATCTTTACTAAAAATACCAGTAACAATCCTTTTAGTGCCATTGACTTAAATGGTGCAACTTCCCCCGGTTACTCAACTCCTGCTTTCGGTGATATTGACGGCGATGGTGATCAAGATTTAATCTTAGGTAGTAGTGATGGTAAGATTCGTTTTTATCGTAATAATAACCTTACCTTTAGCGAAGTAACAGGCTCAAATAATCCCTTTAACAATATTGACGTAGGAGATTATAGTGCCCCTTTTGTTGTCGATATTGACTCTGACGGTGATTTAGATTTATTTATCGGTAGCGGTGATGGTTTAATCAAGTTTTATCGCAATGTTGGCAGTGAGACTAATCCCGTTTTTGTGGAAGATACCGCAGGAAATCCTTTTCAAAATGTGGACTTGTTCGATCGAGCTAGTATAATCTTTGCAGACTTAGATGAAGATGGAGACTTAGACGCTGTTTTAACAGGAGACATCAACGGCGCGACTAAATCTGATGGAGTTATGCAATATTGGTTAAATATAGGCACTCCTTCTCAACCTAATTTTATCCGAGACAATAGCCTATTTGAACGCAGTGATTTTACCATACCAGACAATGTGCGTCCCATTTTTGGAGATATTAACGGAGATTTAGATCAAGATTTATTATTTGGTAATATTGATGGGATTATCGACTATTATGAGAATTTATCTAGTGGAGAAATAACGATTATTCCGGGGCAATTTGCAGATATTGATTTAATTCCTTTTGCTGATGACATTGCCGAAGGAGATGAAAATGTTACCGTTGTTTTAAATACTAATCAAGGCTATTATATTGACTCAGAAAATACCACTGTTACTTTTACTATCAAAGATGATGATATAGCAGGAGTTTCTATTACTGATAATGCAGGAAATGATATTACTGGTAAAACTTATACCACTAGCGAAGCTGATAATTCACCTCAAACTTTTAAAGTAAAACTTACTAGCCAACCCACTGATAATGTCATCGTTTATTTAGGCACAAATAATAAAAATGAGGGTATTTTATCGGCAGAATTTCAAGAAAATCAAGAGGTAATTTCTTTTTACTTTACCCCTGATAATTGGAATATTGAACAAAGTTTTAATGTCAATCCTCAAGATGATTTAATAGATGATGATACTGTTGCCTATAAAATAATTTCTACCGTGAAAAGTGGTGATGATTTTTACCATAATTTAGAAGTTAGTGACATTTCTCTTAATAATCAAGATAATGATAACGCTGGTGTTAATGTTGTCCAAATAAGTGATAATTCTACAGAGGGAAGCAGTAATTCTTATCAAATTTCCTTAAAAACTCAACCCCTTTCCCCTGTCAATATCACCATGACACCCAGTAACGAGGAAATCAAGTTTTCTAATCAAGGTTTCTCTCAACCTCTTACCCTCACCTTTAATGAAGACAACTGGAATATTCCTCAAACTGTCACTGTCTTTGCCGTTGATGACAGCAAAATTGAATATAACCATAGCACTAATATTGATTTTAGTATTGAATCTGAGGATAATGCCTATAGTAATCTAACTCCTCCTCAACCCATAGAAGTTAACATCACCGATAACGACTTCCCCTTAGCTACTTTGGCGGTGACACAAAATGCCACAGAAGAAGCCATGCCGGGTTACTTTACTATCTCGGTAAGTGAAGCCGTTGATTCCGCTTTTGGCGCGACTGGTTTAAATGTTGCCTATCGAGTCTTAGGAAGTAGTAGCGCAACTAATGGTTTTGACTATCAAACCGTATTGGAAACAGGAAGCGTGAGAATCCCCCCCGGCAAAACTAGCACGATTTTAACTATTTTCGCTATTGATAACTTTATTGATGATGGTGATAAGCAAGTTATTATCGAATTGTTAGCAGGGGAAGGTTATAGCTTAGGAGACACTACCACTAACACCCTCGTGATTATAAATAATGATAGGGCTGGAGTGCAAATTATTCAAAGTGGTATTGTGCCTGTCGTCAAGGAAGGAGAAAGCTATAGTTTCTATGTGTCTTTGTTAAGTGAACCTACTCAGGCAACTACAATTAATTTCTCTGATAATCCTAATGAATTAAATAACGTTAACCCTATCACTTTTACTTCTGAAAATTGGTATATACCACAGACTGTTACCATAAGTGCGATCGACGAGAATATAGCAGAAATAGGAGAAAACCATACAACTCAACTAGCATTTATTTTTGATGGTGCGCCAGAGTATGAAAATTTAGATGAACCTGTTAACCTTGAAGTTAATATTATCGATCGAACTTTCAATAGTGTCAATACGGCGTTAGGTTTACAATATAGTTTAAATAGTATAGAAAGGGCGTTTACCGAATCCAGTTTACCCTTAATTGGTAGTGGCTCAAATTTGCCTATTTTCTTTGACGAAATCACCGATAAAATTGTTAGTGAAATTTACACAACTAATAATTTAACTGCATGGAAACTAGAGCAAATCTTCAGAAATTTGTTACCCGAAACTCTAGGGAATAACCTTTCTAATTTGCAAATAAATTATACTCCTAATAATAACGATACTCCCTTTACTATTTCCTTTACTGTTACTTATAATGATCAAATAATTCCCCTAAGCAAAGACTTAGCTATTCCTTCCCTTGATTTAACTGTTAATGGGGAAGCCCAAGCAGATATTATTTATGATTTTACTTTAGGTTGTGGCATTAATAAAACTGGTGGTTATTATCTCAATACTTCGCAAACTGTTTTAAATCCAGACATCAAATTTGACAATGTGACTTTAACAGGTATCGATAGTATTAACGGTTTAAGTGTTGATTTTGCTGATAGAGGTATTGATTTAGATTTAGACTATGACATTAAATTGTTAGGTAATAACCTAGATACCGATGCTTTAAACATACTTAAAAATCGTCCTATTCAAGAGTTATTTTCTAATTTTGATTATGATTTTAAAGTGGGAAGTTTTGCTAAATTATTACTTTCTGCTACCCCTGATGAAAGAATTATTAATCTGTTTCCGGGTATAACTTTTGATTTAGCAGTGGAAGAATTACCCCTTTATAACTATGCTGATAAAGCAAAAATTGAACTTAATGATTTTGTTGTTACTCTGCAAAATGTGGCTTTAGATGTACAATCTTTAGTGCAAGGTTATGCAAAAAAATATGTTAATTTAATCGATGAAATTTTACAACCTATTTATCCTATTATTGACACCCTTAACGCCGATACTAAATTCCTATCTGCTTTAGAATTAGACTTTCTTTTTGATAAGAATAACGATGGAAAGGTATCCGTATTGGAAATGATGTTAACCCTTCTCAATGTTAATGATAATAGTGGTGATAACGATGCTTTACAAAATTTAGGCTTTAATGGTTTTGATGATGGAGACTCCTTAGATTTATACGAATTTATCGATGCTATTAATGAGTTAGTTGAAGTGGTAAGATTAGTTGATGATTATATTGCCGATGATAGCAAGGTTTTAATTGATATAGGCTCAGTTAGTGCAAAAGTTCAGAATGGAGAGGTTAATTTTAGTCGTGATGATTTAACTATACCAGATGGTAACATTCTCGATCGAATTGCTAATAATCCTTTTGCTACGGATGATTTAGGAAAACTAATTGATGGTATTCTCTCCTTAGATGGTTTAGAGATACCTTTGTTAACTGACTTTTTCTCGGTAGCAGGTTTATTGCTTGGGGAAGAAAATGTTGACTTTTTAATCTATGATGTGCCTGATTTAGATTTTGATATTAGTGTTGACTTGTCTGATATTGGTTTAGATGCTATTTTACCCGGGTATGGTTTAGATGCCGTTTTACAAATATCATTAGGGCTTAATTCTAACCTTTATTTAGCTTATGATGCCTATGGTTTGAATGAGTGGCAGAAAACAGGTTTTGATGAAAGTAAATCAAACTTACTATTAGAAGGGCTTTATATTCGAGATGTAGATGAAAATGGTAAAGATGTTAATGAGTTAGGCGCTTCTTTTGGTGTTGATATTGGTATGGAAGCCAATGCAGTTGTCGCAAAGTATCGCATGACTGGGGGAGTGCAAAGTAAGAATGATGTTAAACTCGATTTTGTTGATGGTGGTGAATATCAAGGGTTAGGCGATGGTATCATTCGCTATTCTGAATTGTCACCTTTATTCAGTGGTGATCTTAGTGTACTCGAAATTAGCGGCGCCATCGAGGCTTTTTTAAATACTAAAGTGCAAGTCGGTATCGATGTTGGTTTATTCGAGATAATGGAAACCATCCTTGATATTAATATTTTCACTTACAAAATCTGGGATGTAGAAAATGTACTAAAAAAATTGGGTATCAGTGGTTTTGCTAGTCAAAGTTACTTACAAGGGGGTACAGTATTTTTTGATGTTAACTTTAATGGTCAACTAGATCAAGGGGAAATTTCGACTATCACTAACAATGACGGTAGTTTTAATTTGCCTGTGGATTTAGTTCCTTTCGATCGAAACCGTAATGGTATCATAGATGATCAAGATGGGCGTTTAGTAATTATAAATGGTATTGATACAGCAACGGGATTACCTATCAGCACACCTCTTTTTGCCACCGTTGACTCTAATATGATTACCCCTCTTACCAGTCTGGTGCAAAAATTACATCAATCGGGCATTGATATAGAATTAGCCGAAGCAAAAATTAAAGAGGTATTCGCCTTACCCGAAACCCTTGATTTGTCTAATTTTGATCCCATGTCTGCTATTAACAACGGGGATATTAACGGCAAAAAAGTCTATACCACTCATGTTATTACTCAAGGGGTAATTGCGGTTTTAAGCCAGTTTATCTCTGGTATCACTAACCAAACTCCTGCCCAAGTTGCCGATGGAGTTATCGGTTCGATCGCGCTTAGTCTGTATAATGAGGATGATGGTAATTTTTATAATCTCTCTTTTCTTGATAATCTGATTACCAGTTTAATTAATGATGTGGGAGGGGAATTTAGCGACAGTGAATTAACAGACATTAATGACGTTTTAACTCGCATTTTAACCATTGGCACTCAATTAATTGCCATAACAGGAGAAAATTCTACAGTAGATGATGTCGTCACCAATCTTAACTCCCTCAAAATCGCCCTACAATTTGACTTAGGTAATATCTTAGGGCAGTTAGGCGCAGGTTTAATTACTCCTGCCACCGTCGATGAATTACTTAATAACTGGCAAGGAAGAATGCAAGAGTCTGCTAACGTGCCAAACTTATTGGCTTTAGTGTTAGCCTTACAAACAGAGAAAATACCCCAAGACATAGCCACAGAAAGAGTATTAACGACTTTTGAGCTTCCTCAAGATTTTGATCTGACTAAAACACCATTATCCCCTACTGATGATCCAATTCTCAGTCAACAACTCTTAATTTTAGAAAATCAACTGACTTTACTTTATCAATTAGGGGGGCAAGTTTTACAAAGTGCAGGTATCACCGACTCCCATGAGGCGCAATGGTTAATTAGTCGTGCCACTGCTGAATATATTTACCATAATTCTGACATCGATTTAACTGACTCCCAAACTATCAATCAAATTATTGATTCTGCTATCTCATTTTCTACCCTTACCGTAAAAGATTCTATCAGAGAAAGTAAGCTCGATCGAATTACCTCCGTTAACACCACCCTTGAGATAATTAATCAAGGAAGTAACAATTATGAGGAAGTAGCGAATCAACAACAACAAATTCTTGATAGTGTTTTAGAATATCCCTCCCCCTATCACTATCCTTTACCCTTAGTCGTCAATCAAAATGAAGCCGAAACCCTTTACACTCCCCAAGTGATTGATACTAAGTTTCAAATTTCTGCCGTAAATGTATCTAATAACTATGAGTTAGGTATCAAAACCCCCGACGGTAAATCAATAATTCTTTTGGAAAACCTCCCCGGTAGCGATGATTCTTCTTTAACTAATACCCTCGATGAGATTACCATAGATACCTTAATGGGTAGTGAAACTAAGTTTTTTGGCTCATTAATCAACGCACCAGAGGGGTTAAGTGCTTTTACTGACAATGGTTTAGAATTGTATCTTACCATCAATGGTGAGACTTATAGTTCACAAAATCCTGCACAACTGGAAATCATCTCTAAGGGTAGTCAGGGTTTCGCCTTAACTTTTAAAGATGATAATAACACTGTTGCTGAATTTGCCCTCAATACCCCCGTCTTTCTGACTCAAGGATTTGATGCTAGTGAGAATACTACCGTTAATCTTACCATTGCTCGAAGCACCGCCAATGAAAATACGATCGGTATCTATCAAGTTGATGACTTAACTGGTGCAATTATTATGGACGATCGAACCATCATGCCTAACGATCCAGATTATGATAAAGTAGCGGTAGAAAAAGCTCAATCTTCAGGGTTAATCTTTGAAACTCCTGAGAATATGTCGATCGACAATTATACCTTAGCCTTACCTAGTGCTAGTATTTTCGGTTTTTTCCTTCTCGTCAATAGCAACGTGGAAGAATACTTAAGCCAAAGTGAAGAATCATCGATTCACAGTTTCTTTTCCTATGGTAGTGCTAACCCAGATAACCGCCAACACTTTACCTCCCTTGGTAACAACATTTATGGTTTTGAAGATACCTTCGGAGGCGGTGACAACGATTTCAATGATATTTTAATACAAATCGTCAATAATGGATAA
- a CDS encoding TetR/AcrR family transcriptional regulator, which translates to MPTQTFFNLSEAKQQIIIEKSLQQFANHSYEVVSISRIVLEAKIAKGSFYQYFEGKEDLYLYLVDIGIAKQKSFMENADLPAIEDGFFPYLRALLKTALDFQLNHPYFTQILFRNPHYGDIPFRDEVFRRTKAVSIAFIKEKIEYSIEIGQLPKYINPDIVAFMIVTMGNELRQFIPRYLGIKVQKLVKEDTPLNITAINQTLDDFVTTLEKGIGKD; encoded by the coding sequence ATGCCCACTCAAACTTTTTTTAATTTATCGGAGGCAAAACAACAAATAATTATTGAAAAATCCCTCCAACAATTTGCTAATCATAGCTATGAAGTTGTCTCTATATCTCGCATTGTGCTGGAAGCCAAAATTGCCAAAGGTAGTTTTTATCAATATTTTGAAGGAAAAGAAGATTTATATTTATATCTAGTTGATATAGGCATTGCCAAGCAAAAATCATTTATGGAAAATGCCGATTTACCCGCCATTGAAGACGGTTTTTTTCCCTACTTACGGGCTTTACTGAAAACAGCCCTTGATTTTCAGTTAAATCATCCTTATTTTACACAAATTTTGTTTAGAAACCCTCATTATGGCGATATTCCTTTTCGTGACGAAGTTTTTCGCCGTACTAAAGCCGTTTCTATTGCTTTTATTAAAGAAAAAATCGAGTATTCGATCGAAATCGGACAACTACCAAAATATATTAATCCCGATATAGTGGCTTTTATGATTGTCACCATGGGAAACGAATTAAGACAATTTATTCCCAGATATTTAGGTATCAAAGTACAAAAATTAGTCAAAGAAGATACCCCACTAAATATTACCGCCATTAATCAAACCCTTGATGATTTCGTCACTACTTTAGAAAAAGGTATCGGAAAAGATTGA